A window of the Cannabis sativa cultivar Pink pepper isolate KNU-18-1 chromosome X, ASM2916894v1, whole genome shotgun sequence genome harbors these coding sequences:
- the LOC115701503 gene encoding aldehyde oxidase GLOX, whose translation MNLNSAIYMVFPIILFIFGILLPFTTDAAGGRWKFLTPSIGISAMHMQLLNNDRVIMFDRTDFGTSNISLAPGKCPAGAKDCSAHSVEYNVMTNKFRPLTVQTNVWCSSGSVMPDGTLVQTGGSFEGERRVRLFKPCGGSADCDWQEVNLGLAKSRWYSTNQVLPDGRQIIIGGRKQFNYEFYPKTTDPNVHDLQFLADTNDKGVENNLYPFVFVNVDGNLFVFANNRAILLDYVNNKVVKTYPQIPGGDPRSYPSTGSAVLLPLNNIEAVNVEAEVLVCGGAPKGSYTEAAKGKFITALNTCARIKITDPNPIWVMETMPLARCMGDMILLPNGNVLIVNGAGAGTASWEFGRNPVLNPVLYRTDNKIGSRFETQRPTTIPRMYHSTAVLLRDGRVLIGGSNPHDKYEFSGVLFPTELSLEAFTPSYLERPVLRPVIVIPAPQTKLSYGQKFTIQFRLRGIVNLKSISTTMVSPSFNTHSFSMNQRLLVLTPTAQVQSLGGTVYQVEVTTPSSANLAPSGFYLLFVVNGEFPSQGIWVHIG comes from the coding sequence ATGAATCTCAATAGTGCGATTTACATGGTCTTTCCCATTATCCTTTTCATTTTCGGTATCTTATTACCATTTACAACCGATGCAGCCGGTGGCCGGTGGAAATTCTTGACACCAAGCATTGGCATTTCGGCCATGCACATGCAGCTTCTCAACAACGACCGTGTCATCATGTTTGACCGAACTGACTTCGGCACCTCTAACATATCATTGGCACCTGGGAAATGCCCTGCTGGGGCCAAAGACTGCAGCGCACATTCAGTTGAGTACAACGTCATGACCAACAAATTCAGACCACTCACTGTACAAACCAACGTGTGGTGCTCTTCTGGCTCGGTTATGCCTGATGGAACGCTAGTCCAAACCGgtggatcatttgaaggagaaAGAAGAGTTAGACTTTTCAAGCCTTGTGGTGGTAGTGCTGATTGTGATTGGCAAGAGGTTAACCTTGGATTGGCTAAGAGTCGTTGGTACTCAACCAATCAAGTATTGCCAGATGGCAGGCAAATAATCATAGGTGGTCGTAAACAATTCAACTACGAGTTCTATCCAAAAACGACTGACCCGAATGTCCACGATTTACAATTCTTAGCTGACACTAACGATAAGGGAGTAGAGAACAATCTATATCCCTTTGTTTTTGTCAACGTTGATGGGAACTTATTCGTGTTTGCTAACAACAGAGCTATATTGTTGGATTATGTGAATAACAAGGTGGTGAAAACGTACCCACAAATACCAGGTGGGGACCCGAGATCCTACCCGAGCACTGGGTCAGCTGTTCTTTTACCGTTGAATAATATTGAGGCTGTGAATGTTGAAGCTGAAGTTTTGGTCTGTGGTGGAGCACCTAAAGGATCTTATACCGAAGCAGCAAAAGGGAAGTTTATTACAGCATTGAATACATGTGCTCGGATCAAAATTACCGACCCGAATCCTATCTGGGTCATGGAGACTATGCCATTAGCAAGGTGTATGGGAGACATGATATTGCTTCCAAACGGCAACGTTTTGATTGTAAACGGAGCTGGAGCTGGAACAGCTTCTTGGGAGTTCGGTAGAAACCCGGTTTTAAACCCGGTTCTTTACCGAACCGATAATAAGATCGGGTCAAGATTCGAAACTCAAAGACCAACCACAATTCCAAGAATGTACCATTCCACAGCCGTTCTCCTCCGCGACGGCCGCGTTCTCATCGGTGGAAGCAATCCCCATGACAAGTACGAGTTCTCCGGTGTTCTTTTCCCGACAGAACTAAGCTTAGAGGCTTTCACTCCATCTTATTTGGAGAGACCAGTTCTTAGACCCGTAATAGTTATACCAGCACCTCAAACCAAACTCAGTTATGGACAGAAGTTTACAATTCAGTTCCGGCTGAGGGGTATTGTTAACCTTAAATCGATTTCAACGACAATGGTTTCTCCGTCGTTTAATACTCACTCATTCTCGATGAATCAGAGATTGTTGGTACTTACTCCCACAGCACAAGTGCAGAGTTTAGGAGGAACGGTGTACCAAGTGGAGGTTACTACACCATCTTCGGCTAATCTTGCTCCTTCAGGGTTTTATCTCTTGTTTGTGGTTAATGGAGAATTTCCCAGCCAAGGTATTTGGGTCCACATcggctaa